The following coding sequences are from one Paenibacillus tundrae window:
- a CDS encoding AraC family transcriptional regulator: MLDLKALHENTRIDHKSHPFQLFENRFKQMKAGECILYLHWHEHFELIMMRRGSVLFHIDSKPYAAEAGELIVIPGGALHVGYAAQEGDVEYDSVVVNPALFHDFMHDPVHIQYVAPYLEGRVRFPVKPADQDDVCLTYYALMHEAIEEMSLRPPAYQLVVKSKLHALFTMLARTFLPQQRSERSTRSYFPNRERFKQLIEQVEATPTSKISVTEAASQVGLNAYHFCKMFKKLTGRTFVEYVNGCRMTEAERLLRESSLTITEIAARVGCENANYFTKLYKKYKGMTPSQGRVEKES; encoded by the coding sequence ATGTTAGACCTGAAAGCGCTTCACGAAAATACCCGGATTGATCATAAATCACACCCATTTCAATTGTTTGAGAATCGTTTCAAGCAGATGAAAGCTGGCGAATGTATTTTATATTTGCATTGGCATGAGCACTTTGAACTCATTATGATGCGCAGGGGCAGTGTCCTTTTTCATATTGATAGTAAACCTTACGCTGCGGAAGCAGGCGAGCTCATTGTCATTCCAGGTGGGGCGCTGCATGTTGGATATGCCGCTCAAGAGGGGGATGTGGAATACGACTCGGTTGTAGTGAATCCAGCCTTATTTCATGATTTTATGCATGATCCAGTTCATATCCAGTACGTTGCTCCCTATCTAGAGGGGAGAGTGAGGTTCCCGGTAAAACCTGCTGACCAAGACGATGTCTGTCTCACGTATTATGCATTGATGCATGAAGCGATTGAAGAGATGTCCTTACGGCCTCCGGCTTATCAGCTTGTGGTGAAATCTAAATTGCATGCCCTATTCACGATGCTTGCCCGTACATTTCTGCCACAGCAACGATCAGAGCGGAGCACGAGGTCCTATTTTCCCAATCGAGAACGATTCAAGCAGTTGATTGAACAGGTTGAGGCGACACCTACATCCAAAATCTCAGTGACCGAAGCGGCGAGCCAAGTTGGACTGAATGCATATCATTTCTGTAAAATGTTCAAAAAACTAACCGGTCGTACATTCGTGGAATATGTGAATGGATGCAGAATGACAGAAGCAGAACGACTGCTGCGTGAGAGCAGTCTAACGATTACGGAGATTGCCGCTAGAGTGGGATGCGAGAATGCCAATTATTTTACTAAACTATATAAAAAATATAAGGGAATGACTCCCTCACAGGGAAGGGTGGAGAAAGAAAGCTAA
- a CDS encoding serine/threonine protein kinase translates to MNRPDWFQAEEALQQIQVIGSDRNELVDIIGQVENLHCIGTGTDAAVFTYDGLPQYAFKMYSDHALDKLQNEKEVYEQLKGLPYFPTYYGSGRNILVISYEPGDTLLECLEKGIPVPEQVMLDVDAAREAVRSRGLNPRDIHLKNVLLQEGRGKVLDVSEYIQDGNDHRWEHLVWAYHNIYPRIKGTPLSPRMLQTIKWGYNQLDQANIKLDDLSRKANRLFSRFMK, encoded by the coding sequence ATGAATCGACCGGATTGGTTCCAGGCAGAAGAAGCGTTGCAACAGATCCAAGTCATCGGAAGCGACCGGAATGAGCTTGTAGACATCATTGGCCAAGTGGAAAACTTGCACTGCATCGGCACAGGTACAGATGCCGCCGTATTTACGTATGACGGCTTGCCACAATACGCCTTCAAAATGTACTCGGATCATGCCCTGGACAAGTTACAAAATGAAAAAGAAGTATACGAGCAGCTCAAAGGTTTACCTTATTTCCCCACCTATTACGGCAGCGGCAGGAATATTCTCGTTATTAGCTACGAGCCTGGGGACACACTGCTGGAATGTCTGGAGAAAGGGATACCCGTTCCTGAGCAAGTAATGCTCGATGTGGACGCAGCTCGCGAGGCGGTCCGTAGTCGTGGACTCAATCCGCGGGACATTCACTTGAAAAATGTGTTACTCCAAGAAGGACGCGGTAAAGTTCTGGACGTATCTGAATACATTCAAGACGGTAACGATCATCGCTGGGAACACCTTGTCTGGGCGTATCACAATATCTATCCTCGGATTAAGGGGACACCACTGTCTCCACGTATGCTGCAAACGATCAAATGGGGGTACAACCAACTGGATCAGGCCAACATTAAGCTGGACGACCTCTCCAGAAAAGCCAACCGGCTATTCTCCCGATTTATGAAGTAG
- a CDS encoding PD-(D/E)XK nuclease family protein, translating into MAQYPQWSYSQSRASMFDECLRKYYYHYYGAHNGWKTETADEMQVRLYRLKQLSNLYLVFGDLAHRMCESAVRSREEGKDKPREHFLEQMMRKLLNQAYVESMDQDQWRQDPKNRVMLSEMYYGDDTLDDRIATIKERVSACVSNLYQTLTWEDLSRASTTILEIEKWDTMLLHDTRVYVKMDLLYRRRNGNIVIVDWKTGKEDDFSDQLMLYASYVKEHYQVPLEQIELRVEYLLTGTHKQYTATEVDIAKVEENVGRYIEEMRSCVADEYYNRPKDVSYFTPMPSRRACRDCNFREVCSERAV; encoded by the coding sequence ATGGCACAGTACCCTCAGTGGTCTTACTCGCAGTCGCGGGCAAGCATGTTCGATGAGTGCCTGCGCAAATATTATTATCATTATTACGGAGCGCATAACGGCTGGAAAACGGAAACAGCCGATGAGATGCAGGTGCGGCTATACCGCTTGAAGCAGTTAAGCAATCTATACTTGGTGTTTGGTGATCTAGCCCACCGGATGTGTGAGTCTGCTGTACGCAGTAGAGAGGAAGGCAAGGATAAGCCACGCGAGCACTTCTTGGAGCAGATGATGCGCAAATTGCTCAATCAAGCCTATGTGGAATCCATGGATCAAGATCAGTGGCGACAAGATCCGAAGAATCGTGTGATGTTATCCGAAATGTATTACGGTGACGATACGTTGGACGACCGAATTGCTACGATTAAGGAACGCGTCTCTGCTTGTGTGAGTAATCTCTATCAGACACTGACATGGGAGGACTTATCACGCGCTAGCACAACGATTCTGGAAATAGAGAAATGGGATACCATGTTGCTGCATGACACTCGTGTATATGTGAAGATGGACTTGTTGTACCGCCGTCGTAATGGCAATATTGTCATTGTTGATTGGAAGACAGGCAAGGAGGATGATTTCTCCGATCAGCTGATGTTGTACGCATCCTATGTCAAGGAGCATTACCAAGTTCCGTTAGAGCAGATTGAGCTAAGAGTGGAGTACCTTTTGACAGGGACACACAAACAGTATACGGCAACGGAAGTGGATATAGCGAAAGTGGAAGAGAACGTTGGACGTTATATTGAAGAGATGCGGTCTTGTGTCGCGGATGAATACTATAATCGTCCGAAGGACGTCTCGTATTTCACACCGATGCCTTCGCGTCGTGCCTGCCGGGATTGCAACTTCCGAGAGGTATGCAGTGAGCGTGCTGTCTGA
- the ald gene encoding alanine dehydrogenase, whose translation MRIGIPKEIKNNENRVAITPAGTADFVRAGHQVMIEQGAGLGSGFTDQEYVVAGGEIKEQAASIWAESDMIMKVKEPLPSEYDYFRPGLILFTYLHLAAEPALAKALIERQVTAIAYETLEVNGTLPLLTPMSEVAGRMSAQIGAQLLEKTEGGKGILLSGVPGVSRGKVVIIGGGTVGTNAAKIAIGLGADVTILDLNLNRLRQLDDIFGNQIHTLVSSPSNIAAAVASADLLICAVLIPGAKAPTLVSEQMVTTMLPGSVIVDVAIDQGGIVETIDHITTHDEPTYVKHGVVHYAVANMPGAVPRTSTVALTNATMPYALQLANHGAAAAIRGSSSIRSAVNALNGHITYEAVARDLGHAYVPAGQALENAATVQ comes from the coding sequence ATGAGAATCGGAATTCCCAAAGAAATCAAAAACAATGAAAACCGAGTTGCAATAACCCCTGCTGGAACCGCTGATTTCGTCAGAGCCGGTCACCAGGTGATGATCGAACAAGGCGCTGGACTCGGCAGTGGCTTCACAGACCAAGAATATGTAGTGGCAGGTGGAGAAATTAAAGAGCAGGCCGCGTCGATCTGGGCCGAATCCGATATGATCATGAAGGTGAAGGAGCCTCTTCCAAGTGAATACGACTACTTCAGACCTGGTCTCATCCTCTTCACCTACCTTCATCTTGCCGCAGAGCCTGCTCTGGCTAAAGCTCTAATAGAACGTCAGGTGACCGCTATCGCATATGAAACGCTGGAAGTAAACGGAACACTTCCTCTGCTTACACCGATGAGTGAAGTGGCTGGGCGCATGTCAGCCCAGATCGGAGCCCAGCTTCTAGAGAAAACCGAGGGTGGCAAAGGCATTCTGCTATCCGGTGTACCTGGTGTTAGTCGCGGCAAAGTTGTCATTATTGGCGGAGGAACGGTTGGAACCAATGCGGCCAAAATTGCCATTGGACTCGGAGCTGACGTTACCATTCTTGATTTGAATCTGAATCGGCTGCGCCAGTTAGATGATATCTTCGGCAACCAGATCCATACGCTGGTGTCGAGCCCATCCAACATCGCAGCAGCGGTAGCATCAGCTGATCTGCTCATCTGTGCCGTGCTGATCCCAGGAGCCAAAGCTCCTACCTTGGTCAGTGAGCAGATGGTTACGACCATGTTACCTGGCTCGGTCATTGTGGATGTAGCAATTGATCAGGGTGGAATTGTCGAGACCATTGATCATATTACAACCCATGATGAACCCACCTATGTGAAGCATGGAGTCGTTCATTACGCGGTCGCTAACATGCCTGGTGCAGTGCCGCGCACATCGACTGTGGCGCTCACTAACGCCACCATGCCTTATGCACTGCAACTCGCGAACCATGGTGCAGCCGCAGCGATTCGCGGTAGCTCGTCCATTCGCAGCGCGGTTAACGCGCTGAATGGACATATCACGTATGAGGCTGTTGCTCGGGATCTCGGGCATGCCTATGTCCCTGCAGGACAGGCGCTGGAGAATGCAGCCACTGTCCAGTAA
- a CDS encoding PucR family transcriptional regulator codes for MRNDRVFTIKDMLDRPVFDRARLAAGKEGLSRQVGWVHVLEITNVSPFVSPHDLILSTGLWLQSAEGREEYLLQLIRSEAAGLCVEFGTSIYSIPEQLIELADRHQFPLIVFEQPVRFVEITQDIHSLLINHQHQLLKSLESYSRKLQQLTLQSTDMSAVMNLLHNYAAKPVVYISSMEPGSFVPDLSPESEQAIYTWYEQEVEHLDLNDSDTELWFHLDEDNVLLCHPVVCFGQVFSAVGMLVHPTAPVEYLKLLLDYTAKAAATLTLRSQFLEEKMVRNQNELIQDLMNGNIHQEEQAQTRMGLRLLVKGQYWFAGGVMEIEHQWKGTGRERMEANHQDILVLLRSLLKKNNLTSLIMLKNNQVYLCCAKEEINLSTRDQLLRALEGIVGDVTRFASRNLKQVAIRVGFGKLRSRLTEMHDSLQEAYQVIEVSRTVDQMEHVHFYERMGIYQMLKALPQSFLQPFVNDHLGVLIEHDRAYHLRLVVTLDAYLRSFGSKRDAAARLFIHRQTLYNRLEKLEELLGSDFMDQGRRICLEMALLAHAMIEDEQLHHR; via the coding sequence TTGAGAAATGATCGTGTGTTTACGATAAAGGATATGTTGGATCGTCCTGTTTTTGACAGAGCAAGGCTTGCAGCAGGTAAAGAGGGATTGTCTCGGCAGGTTGGATGGGTTCATGTGCTGGAGATTACCAATGTCTCTCCATTTGTTAGCCCTCATGATCTTATTTTATCCACTGGACTATGGCTTCAATCGGCAGAAGGTCGTGAGGAATACCTGTTGCAATTGATTCGGAGTGAGGCGGCAGGGCTATGCGTGGAGTTTGGCACAAGTATCTACAGCATTCCTGAACAATTAATTGAACTGGCTGACCGGCATCAATTTCCGTTGATTGTATTTGAACAGCCGGTTCGTTTTGTCGAGATTACACAAGACATTCATTCACTGCTTATTAATCACCAACACCAGTTACTCAAAAGCTTGGAGTCATACTCTCGCAAGCTTCAGCAGCTAACTCTTCAAAGTACGGATATGTCCGCAGTCATGAACCTATTGCACAACTATGCGGCCAAACCGGTAGTATACATTTCCTCAATGGAGCCTGGGAGCTTCGTTCCCGATCTCTCACCTGAGTCTGAACAGGCCATCTATACGTGGTATGAGCAGGAGGTGGAGCATCTGGATCTGAATGATTCTGATACAGAACTATGGTTCCATCTAGATGAGGACAATGTGCTGCTCTGCCATCCGGTTGTCTGTTTCGGTCAGGTGTTCTCTGCAGTAGGGATGCTTGTCCATCCAACAGCACCTGTAGAATATCTCAAGCTGCTGCTGGATTACACAGCCAAAGCCGCTGCAACGCTCACCTTACGATCCCAGTTCTTAGAGGAAAAGATGGTGCGGAACCAAAATGAGTTAATCCAGGATCTGATGAACGGCAATATTCATCAAGAGGAGCAGGCGCAGACTCGGATGGGATTGCGTTTGTTGGTAAAGGGACAGTATTGGTTCGCAGGAGGGGTCATGGAGATTGAGCATCAATGGAAGGGAACAGGTCGGGAACGAATGGAAGCTAACCATCAGGACATTCTTGTACTGCTCCGCTCCTTGCTCAAAAAGAACAATTTAACGAGTTTAATTATGCTGAAGAATAATCAGGTATACTTGTGCTGTGCGAAGGAAGAGATTAACCTGTCCACGCGCGACCAGTTACTTCGAGCACTGGAAGGCATTGTTGGGGATGTTACACGATTTGCGAGTCGCAATCTGAAGCAAGTCGCAATTCGTGTCGGTTTTGGCAAGTTAAGAAGTCGCTTGACTGAAATGCATGATAGTCTTCAAGAAGCATATCAAGTCATTGAAGTTTCACGAACTGTAGATCAGATGGAACATGTTCATTTCTACGAACGTATGGGTATATATCAAATGTTAAAAGCTTTGCCTCAATCCTTCCTACAACCATTCGTCAATGATCATCTAGGTGTGCTGATCGAGCATGATCGGGCATATCATCTCCGGTTGGTCGTAACACTGGATGCTTATCTACGTAGTTTTGGCTCCAAGCGGGATGCTGCTGCCCGATTATTTATTCATCGGCAGACATTGTATAACAGGTTGGAGAAGTTAGAGGAGTTGCTCGGTTCGGACTTCATGGATCAAGGGAGAAGAATCTGTCTGGAGATGGCGCTTCTCGCCCATGCGATGATTGAGGATGAACAGCTTCACCATCGCTAG
- a CDS encoding sigma-54 interaction domain-containing protein: protein MKHLLPNLMSLLRTDLIIQGETIMEYTHRIASQPTHRETSQGPVFVRDTSGYSWIPQTSETDKSPSHKRIPIPTVLSSTELATCLPLFYASPYVLIQGEAEHILGYIAASDLLQEMYHAHRLLEAYFETTLETAGTALTLINEEAKVAYWTSDAEHVFSIRREDIIGQPAADFFPLDRLQSLKTLYTGETVYRKQHQPRPDLFALINARPVYLDGRIVGAVAAEVDITTEIRLHQELLHMTSKVQHLEKAVARLRPDVDPFAKIKGSSPVIKQCLETIRKISTTSATVLILGESGTGKELFAKAIHDLREPQTAPFVAINCGAIPASLFESELFGYEKGAFSGADPKGKKGKIELAEGGTLFLDEIGEMPLELQVKLLRVLQEKSYFAVGGTRMKQANCRIVAATNQNLMDMIARGQFREDLYYRLNVINLIIPPLRLRKEDIYELTQTFLQEFSLLYSRHIELVPPAVFKLLFEYDWPGNVRELRNVIERITILTTDGEVKADYLPESLLISMNQEQINNQQALSLHSYASSDVVQSETQVSGLNATDDTHSETLGKSSEPSSSSYQDRLDAFESELLLQYLQDVGGNKRTLARQLGISRATLYNRMKRLGL, encoded by the coding sequence TTGAAACATTTACTTCCCAATCTGATGTCCTTATTACGCACTGACCTCATCATTCAGGGCGAGACCATTATGGAGTACACTCATCGAATAGCTTCACAACCAACTCACCGTGAAACTTCTCAGGGACCTGTCTTTGTTCGCGATACGTCAGGATATTCATGGATACCCCAAACGTCCGAAACCGATAAGTCCCCATCCCATAAACGAATACCTATACCAACAGTCTTATCATCGACGGAACTGGCAACCTGCCTGCCTCTCTTCTATGCCAGTCCATATGTATTAATTCAAGGCGAAGCAGAGCATATCCTCGGTTATATTGCCGCATCCGATCTACTGCAAGAGATGTATCACGCTCACCGCCTTCTGGAAGCCTACTTCGAAACCACACTGGAAACGGCAGGTACTGCACTCACTTTAATTAATGAGGAGGCAAAAGTAGCCTACTGGACTTCCGATGCCGAGCATGTATTTTCGATTCGTAGAGAGGATATCATCGGCCAGCCCGCGGCGGATTTCTTCCCACTTGACCGACTTCAATCACTCAAAACACTCTACACTGGCGAGACGGTATATCGTAAACAGCATCAACCGAGACCTGATCTATTCGCTTTAATCAATGCACGTCCGGTGTATCTGGATGGCCGAATTGTTGGAGCAGTCGCAGCCGAAGTGGACATAACAACTGAAATCCGACTTCACCAGGAATTGCTGCACATGACCTCTAAGGTTCAACATCTAGAAAAGGCTGTCGCCAGGCTGCGTCCGGACGTAGATCCCTTTGCCAAAATCAAAGGCAGTAGCCCAGTCATCAAACAATGCCTGGAAACGATCCGCAAAATTAGCACCACCTCAGCGACAGTACTCATTCTCGGGGAGAGCGGCACAGGTAAAGAGCTATTCGCCAAAGCCATTCACGATCTGCGCGAGCCACAAACTGCACCTTTTGTCGCCATAAACTGCGGTGCCATTCCTGCTTCTTTGTTCGAAAGTGAATTGTTCGGCTATGAGAAGGGAGCCTTCTCTGGAGCTGATCCGAAGGGCAAGAAGGGCAAAATTGAGCTTGCAGAAGGCGGAACATTATTTCTAGATGAGATCGGCGAGATGCCGCTGGAGCTACAAGTTAAGCTACTCCGTGTATTGCAGGAGAAAAGCTACTTTGCCGTAGGTGGAACACGCATGAAGCAGGCGAATTGCCGGATCGTTGCAGCAACCAATCAGAATTTGATGGATATGATCGCACGTGGTCAGTTTAGAGAGGATCTATACTACCGGCTGAATGTCATTAATCTGATCATTCCTCCGTTACGTCTAAGGAAGGAGGATATTTATGAATTAACACAGACCTTTCTACAAGAGTTTTCTTTGTTGTATAGCCGGCATATTGAACTTGTACCTCCAGCCGTATTTAAGCTGTTATTCGAATATGACTGGCCGGGTAACGTAAGGGAACTAAGGAATGTCATCGAACGAATTACCATTCTCACCACGGATGGCGAGGTTAAGGCGGATTATCTACCCGAATCGCTACTTATATCCATGAACCAAGAACAGATCAACAATCAGCAGGCGCTATCTCTTCATTCGTATGCAAGTTCAGATGTTGTTCAATCAGAGACACAAGTCAGCGGGCTTAACGCTACTGATGACACTCATTCGGAGACGTTAGGGAAGTCCAGCGAACCTTCATCCTCTTCCTATCAGGATCGGCTTGATGCATTCGAATCAGAGCTATTACTCCAATATCTACAAGACGTGGGAGGAAACAAACGCACCCTTGCTCGTCAGCTCGGCATCTCAAGAGCAACGTTATACAACCGGATGAAGCGGCTTGGTCTATAG
- a CDS encoding proline dehydrogenase family protein, which yields MSIGTEMYRKTLLTVAGNKAVENLSIKYGKKLAGKFIAGNTLEEALEEIRILNNKGIMATLDHLGEGITRLSEAALYRDEYLRLVDGIARQQADSNVSLKPTQMGLALDPEEGYQNIRAVAAQAQLHDLFVRIDMEDSPFTQATLDIVRRLHGEGLVNTGTVLQAYLHRTVEDTRDMIREGIRLRLVKGAYKEPAAVAYQNASEVIEQFKLMIRHHLDQGVYTAVASHDDHIISWTKQYAKDRGISPDAYEFQMLYGLRMSEQERLAQEGYRIRCYVPYGTMWYPYYTRRLAEKPANLWMVVKNMFR from the coding sequence ATGAGTATTGGAACGGAGATGTACCGCAAAACGCTGTTAACTGTTGCAGGCAACAAAGCTGTAGAGAATTTATCTATTAAATATGGAAAAAAGCTCGCTGGGAAGTTTATTGCCGGTAATACACTCGAGGAAGCACTTGAAGAGATTCGTATACTCAACAATAAAGGCATCATGGCAACCCTGGATCATCTCGGAGAAGGGATTACTCGTTTGAGCGAAGCAGCATTGTATCGGGATGAATATCTACGACTTGTCGACGGCATTGCTCGTCAGCAAGCGGATTCGAACGTATCACTTAAACCTACGCAGATGGGGCTTGCCCTTGACCCCGAAGAAGGTTATCAGAATATTCGCGCCGTTGCTGCGCAGGCGCAATTACATGATCTTTTTGTGAGAATCGATATGGAAGACAGTCCGTTTACCCAAGCGACGCTGGATATCGTTCGCCGTCTGCATGGTGAAGGACTGGTGAACACAGGTACGGTGCTACAGGCGTATTTGCATCGAACAGTAGAAGACACACGGGATATGATTCGGGAAGGGATTCGGCTTCGGCTGGTCAAAGGCGCTTATAAAGAACCTGCTGCAGTGGCCTATCAAAATGCCTCGGAAGTCATTGAACAGTTCAAATTGATGATTCGGCATCATCTCGACCAAGGTGTCTATACCGCAGTTGCCTCACATGATGACCACATCATCTCATGGACGAAGCAATACGCGAAAGATCGAGGAATTTCACCAGATGCGTATGAATTTCAGATGCTGTACGGCTTACGCATGAGTGAGCAAGAGCGATTGGCGCAAGAGGGATATCGGATTCGCTGTTACGTTCCCTATGGCACGATGTGGTACCCCTACTATACTCGCCGACTGGCGGAAAAACCGGCTAACCTCTGGATGGTTGTCAAAAATATGTTCAGATAA
- the pruA gene encoding L-glutamate gamma-semialdehyde dehydrogenase, with translation MNIPFVNEPFTSFANPANQEAFENALRQVESELGQQYSMIIGGQKVTSSRTLTSVNPANKEQIIGTIYQADQELAEQAIQTAAETFRTWKHTDPNERARLLYKAAAIMRRRKHEFSAWLVYESGKTWPEADADTAEAIDFMEFYARDMQRLSQPQPLTRIAGEDNELTYIPLGVGIVIPPWNFPLAIMAGMTSAALVSGNTVVLKPASTTPVIAAKFMELLAEAGLPDGVVNYLPGPGSEVGDYLVDHALTRFISFTGSRDVGLRINERAARTAPDQKWIKRVIAEMGGKDSIVVDNDSDLELAAESITASAFGFSGQKCSACSRAIIHKDVYDEVLQKVIERTKQLTMGSPLEVGSQVGPVIDDKAYAKINEYIEIGKSEGRLVLGGGKGSAEGYFIEPTIIADVDPQARIAQEEIFGPVLAFIKAEDFQDALEIANNTDYGLTGAVISRNREHLLQARQEFFAGNLYFNRKCTGALVGTHPFGGFNMSGTDSKAGGRDYLLLFTQAKLVSEKY, from the coding sequence ATGAATATCCCTTTTGTGAACGAACCCTTTACGTCTTTTGCTAACCCAGCCAACCAAGAGGCTTTTGAGAATGCGCTTCGTCAGGTGGAATCGGAGTTAGGACAACAATATTCTATGATCATAGGCGGGCAAAAGGTAACCAGCTCTCGCACATTAACCTCCGTGAATCCTGCCAATAAAGAGCAGATCATCGGCACGATCTATCAAGCTGATCAGGAGCTGGCAGAGCAAGCGATCCAGACTGCGGCAGAGACATTCCGTACGTGGAAGCATACAGACCCGAATGAACGCGCACGATTGTTGTACAAAGCGGCAGCGATTATGCGTCGTCGGAAGCATGAATTCTCTGCTTGGCTTGTATATGAGTCAGGCAAGACATGGCCAGAAGCAGATGCAGATACAGCGGAAGCGATTGATTTTATGGAATTTTATGCGCGTGATATGCAGCGGCTGAGTCAGCCTCAGCCACTGACACGAATTGCGGGAGAAGATAATGAGCTAACCTATATTCCACTTGGCGTAGGAATTGTCATCCCACCATGGAATTTTCCACTCGCCATTATGGCAGGCATGACATCGGCAGCACTTGTATCGGGCAACACCGTTGTATTGAAGCCAGCTAGCACAACGCCAGTAATAGCAGCAAAGTTCATGGAGTTGCTGGCTGAAGCGGGATTGCCAGACGGAGTCGTCAATTATTTGCCAGGGCCAGGAAGTGAGGTCGGTGATTATCTGGTGGATCATGCGTTGACTCGATTCATTAGCTTCACAGGTTCAAGGGATGTTGGACTGCGTATCAATGAGCGTGCGGCTCGCACGGCACCAGATCAGAAGTGGATCAAACGGGTTATTGCCGAGATGGGCGGCAAAGACTCCATTGTGGTGGATAATGATAGCGATCTGGAGCTTGCAGCAGAATCGATTACCGCATCGGCGTTTGGTTTCTCAGGTCAGAAGTGCTCTGCGTGTTCCCGTGCCATTATTCATAAGGATGTATATGATGAAGTATTGCAAAAAGTGATTGAGCGCACGAAGCAGTTGACGATGGGAAGTCCGCTCGAAGTAGGTAGCCAGGTTGGTCCTGTTATTGATGACAAGGCATATGCCAAAATTAATGAATATATTGAAATAGGTAAAAGCGAAGGAAGATTGGTGCTGGGCGGTGGAAAAGGCAGTGCAGAAGGTTACTTTATCGAACCGACTATTATTGCGGATGTTGATCCTCAGGCTCGCATTGCACAGGAAGAGATTTTTGGCCCTGTGCTTGCCTTTATTAAGGCGGAGGACTTCCAGGATGCTCTGGAGATTGCCAACAATACCGATTATGGTCTGACCGGTGCGGTGATCTCACGGAATCGTGAGCATTTGCTGCAGGCTAGACAGGAGTTTTTTGCAGGTAATTTGTATTTTAACCGGAAATGTACTGGCGCGTTGGTGGGCACTCATCCTTTTGGTGGATTCAATATGTCGGGTACGGATTCCAAGGCAGGCGGAAGAGACTATCTGTTGCTATTTACCCAAGCGAAGCTGGTATCGGAGAAATATTAA